One genomic segment of uncultured Fibrobacter sp. includes these proteins:
- a CDS encoding serine/threonine-protein kinase, with amino-acid sequence MSSETKKPSKIGGYTPTQELGSGAMGQLWLCHDKSLDRMVVVKQMQQDIEDNDVNVRRFMQEGNILAHLNHPAITKPYALWKEKDGKLSLSMEFVHGLTLRQILDKVKQPPLWVVLNILHEILCALGEAHRKGIVHRDIKPANIMIDNDGRIHLLDFGIAHTESPLKFNKGEDAERLTQTGAILGTVTYMSPEQTVGEEATPASDLFAVGIVASEMLLGQNLFRGTNFSDTLQRIQKLRVTEKAFDKELPRRLKKLIAKMLNKDPRKRPLTAFDAAEQVSLVMRNYPRDMVPYTAMWIYAIKDSIKQKTDSIDETLFTEPPIYPTHIKFHFFKGLGIGAIIGFLICFIITRFI; translated from the coding sequence GTGTCAAGCGAAACAAAAAAGCCTTCGAAGATTGGTGGATACACACCGACGCAGGAATTAGGTTCCGGCGCCATGGGCCAGTTGTGGCTTTGCCACGACAAGTCGCTCGACCGCATGGTCGTTGTCAAGCAAATGCAGCAGGACATCGAAGACAACGATGTGAATGTTCGCCGCTTTATGCAAGAAGGTAACATTCTTGCGCATTTGAACCACCCGGCCATTACCAAGCCCTACGCCCTTTGGAAAGAAAAAGACGGCAAGCTTTCGCTGTCCATGGAATTTGTCCACGGGCTCACGCTGCGCCAGATTCTTGACAAAGTAAAACAGCCTCCTCTGTGGGTGGTGCTGAACATCTTGCACGAAATCCTTTGTGCCCTAGGCGAAGCTCACCGCAAGGGAATCGTTCACCGCGATATTAAACCCGCCAATATCATGATCGATAACGACGGGCGAATTCATTTGCTCGATTTCGGTATCGCGCATACCGAATCTCCGCTCAAGTTCAACAAGGGCGAAGACGCCGAACGACTCACGCAAACAGGTGCAATCCTTGGCACAGTCACCTACATGAGCCCCGAGCAGACTGTCGGCGAAGAAGCCACTCCGGCCTCCGACTTGTTTGCGGTAGGCATTGTCGCAAGCGAAATGCTCCTCGGGCAAAACCTGTTCCGCGGCACGAACTTTAGCGACACGCTTCAGAGAATCCAGAAGCTCCGCGTCACCGAAAAGGCTTTTGACAAGGAACTCCCCCGCCGCTTAAAGAAATTGATTGCAAAAATGCTGAACAAGGATCCGCGCAAGCGTCCGCTCACCGCATTCGATGCCGCCGAGCAGGTTTCGCTTGTCATGCGCAATTACCCGCGCGACATGGTTCCGTATACGGCCATGTGGATTTACGCCATCAAGGATTCTATCAAGCAGAAAACCGACTCTATCGACGAAACGCTTTTCACCGAACCCCCGATTTATCCGACACACATCAAGTTCCACTTTTTCAAGGGACTAGGCATCGGAGCTATTATTGGCTTTTTAATTTGTTTTATCATCACACGATTTATTTAG
- the nadB gene encoding L-aspartate oxidase, whose translation MYDILVLGAGISGLSAALHAAEKGFSVVILTKGAKPDGSSNYAQGGIATVTEKTDKFKFHIDDTLEAGAGLCKKEPVNILTKSGPATIQQLVKWGVQFTPSPADKTQFDLHLEGGHSHHRILHAADLTGKEIMRALLCELHKHENIHYIENCYIKDLICKGEGKSKRCIGAKIIHQKTGLVENLYAKASILSTGGAGRIWQYTVCPPDSCGDGMAIAARAGAALQDIEFMQFHPTSLYAPSLKKPFLISEAVRGFGGILKNDKGEEFMNQVHPLHSLAPRDIVARAIHSEMQRLGKPNMFIDLSGRTPKDIKSHFPNIYAKCMEAGIDITKQWIPVVPAAHYMCGGVLVDTWSRTEIKGLYACGEVAATGVHGANRLASNSLLESVVFAIRAVDNISESGLLKEKIATSKSSKKEKISFTKSAYWRKRKKILQDMMWTHCGIVRTIAGLNQGLKVVEELEKDVDAAIKNKETENLYYIEFLNALQVSKMILIAALHRKESRGLHYILDYPNLDPKTKHHTIYLDGKK comes from the coding sequence TTTGGTCCTGGGAGCAGGCATTTCTGGCTTGAGTGCAGCACTCCATGCCGCAGAAAAAGGCTTTTCGGTTGTTATCCTCACTAAGGGTGCAAAACCAGATGGCTCATCGAACTACGCTCAAGGCGGAATCGCGACCGTTACCGAAAAAACAGACAAATTCAAGTTTCATATCGACGACACTCTGGAAGCAGGAGCCGGCCTTTGCAAAAAGGAACCCGTGAACATTCTGACCAAGAGCGGCCCGGCTACTATCCAGCAGCTGGTCAAGTGGGGCGTGCAGTTCACCCCCTCGCCCGCCGACAAGACTCAGTTCGACCTGCACTTGGAAGGCGGCCACAGCCACCACCGCATTTTGCACGCCGCAGACCTTACGGGTAAAGAAATCATGCGCGCATTGCTTTGCGAACTGCACAAGCACGAAAACATTCACTACATCGAAAACTGCTACATCAAGGATTTGATTTGCAAGGGCGAAGGTAAGAGCAAGCGCTGCATCGGTGCAAAGATTATTCACCAGAAGACAGGCCTTGTCGAAAACCTTTACGCAAAGGCTTCTATCCTTTCTACTGGCGGTGCCGGTCGAATCTGGCAGTACACCGTTTGCCCGCCCGATAGCTGCGGCGACGGCATGGCCATTGCAGCCCGCGCAGGCGCAGCCTTGCAGGACATTGAATTCATGCAGTTCCACCCCACGAGCCTTTATGCTCCGAGCCTCAAGAAGCCGTTCCTGATTTCGGAAGCCGTGCGTGGCTTTGGCGGAATCTTGAAGAACGACAAGGGCGAAGAATTCATGAACCAGGTGCATCCGTTGCACTCCCTTGCACCGCGCGACATTGTGGCCCGCGCCATTCATAGCGAAATGCAGCGCTTGGGCAAGCCCAACATGTTTATCGATCTTTCGGGCCGCACGCCGAAAGACATCAAGAGCCATTTCCCGAACATCTACGCCAAGTGCATGGAAGCAGGCATCGACATCACCAAGCAATGGATTCCGGTGGTGCCGGCCGCACATTACATGTGCGGTGGCGTACTGGTCGACACATGGTCCCGCACCGAGATTAAGGGCCTGTACGCCTGCGGCGAAGTCGCCGCTACCGGCGTCCACGGCGCAAACCGCCTGGCATCGAACTCGCTTCTGGAAAGCGTCGTCTTTGCCATTCGCGCCGTCGACAACATTAGCGAAAGCGGTCTCCTGAAAGAAAAGATTGCAACAAGCAAGTCGAGCAAGAAAGAAAAGATTTCGTTCACCAAGTCTGCCTACTGGCGCAAACGCAAGAAGATTCTGCAGGACATGATGTGGACACATTGCGGAATCGTGCGCACGATTGCAGGACTCAATCAGGGGCTCAAGGTTGTCGAAGAACTTGAAAAAGATGTCGATGCCGCCATCAAGAACAAGGAGACCGAAAACCTGTACTACATCGAATTCCTGAATGCACTGCAGGTGTCGAAGATGATTCTGATTGCAGCACTCCACCGCAAGGAATCCCGCGGACTCCATTACATTCTGGATTATCCGAATCTTGACCCCAAGACAAAGCATCACACGATTTACTTGGATGGCAAAAAATAA